The segment CCACTATGTGGTGACGGCGCTGACCGAAGAACTGATCGCCGAACATGACGGGGTTATCCCGGAAGAGCTGGAAGAAGCTTTCGCCTATCTCAGCGAACAGAATATCCTCCTCGCGCGCAAGGCGGCGCGTGGCGTGATGGCGGCGTTTGCGATGGATACATCGAGCGCCATGCCGGCGCTGCCGGGCGTTGGGGCCGAGCCGCGACTGGCCCTGCCGGCCGCCTAGTTTGGCTAGAACTTGAACTGTTCTGTGAGTACGCGTTCTTCGAGGCTGGTGCCCGGATCGAAGAGCAGCGTGACGCCGTGGCTGCGGTCTTCGGTGACCGTCACCTCCAGCACATTCTGAAATTCCACATTGTCGGCCACGGCGCTGACGGGGCGCTTGGCGGCTTCGCGCGTGATGAATTTCACCTCGGCCCGGTTGGAGAGGATGGCGCCGCGCCAGCGGCGGGGGCGGAAGGGCGAAATGGGCGTCAGCGCCAGCAATTCGGCCTCGATCGGGATGATGGGGCCGTGGGCGGAGAGATTGTAGGCGGTGGATCCGGCGGGCGTCGACAGCAGGATCCCGTCGCAGATCAGCTCCTCGAGCCGGGTTTCGCCATCGACGATGATCTGGATCTTTGCGGCCTGGTAGGTCGAGCGGAACAGCGAGACCTCGTTGAGCGCAAGGGCGGTCTGGGTCTGGCCAGAGGTGTCGAGCACCTGCATGGACAACGGAAAGATCCGCGTAGCCTGCGCGGCTTCGAGCCGCTGGTCGAGGTCGTGTTCGGAAAAGCCGTTCATCATGAAGCCGACCGAGCCGAAATTCATGCCATAGACGGGAATATCGCGGCGCATGGTGCGGTGCAGGGTCTGCAGCATGAGGCCATCGCCGCCCAGCGCCACAACGGCGGTCGCGGTTTCCAGTGCGTGATCCCCATAGCGCGCCTTGAGGCGGGCGGCGGCGGCATCGGCCTCCGGTGTGCCGTTGGTGACAACACACATGCGGCTGGCAGTCGATTGGGACACGAGTTGGTCTCCGCAGAAGTCGTGCCTGCTATGGCCGCGTTTTCGAACCGCAAAAGTGGTCGCCACTTTTGCTGGAGACGCTCTAGCATGCGCCGTGGCGGCGTGCCAGCAGGCTCAGGGGCCGGCGGGTTGTTCGCGATATCGGCGATGTCTCCAGGCGCGGACAGACGGCGGGAGCCTGAGCTGGCTGATGACGGGAATGAGCACCGCCCCGGAGGACAGGGCGGGTTCAAGCGACAGCAGCGCCCGGCTGAGATCGGTTCGCGATGTGGTTGCCCATTTGACCACCATGACGACGGCGCTGGCCCGGCGCGTGAGGTAGAGCGCGTCAACGGCCTGGCTGAGCGAGGGCGTATCGAGGATGACCACATCGAAGGCCTGCGAGGCTGCGGAGATCAGCCGTTCGAAGGTCTGGCTGGTGATCAGCTGGTCGGTTGCGGTGTCGCTGTTGCGGGACCCGATGAGCGCAAAGAGGCCGGTCTGGATATCCCTGACCAGGGCATCCTGCAGGCTGACGGTGGGATCGTCCGAACGCAGCGCTCTGGTCAGCGCGTCGGACGGCTCCAGCGCCAGCTGAAGGTGCAATGCCGGATGGCGCAGGTCGCCATCGATGAGGATTGTGCGTCGCCCGCTTTGTGCATAGGAGCGCGCGAGGGACAGGGCCAGGGTGGTCTTGCCTTCGCCGGACTCGGTCGAGGTCACCGCGATGCAGGTTGCAAGGCGCGATGAGCGGAGGGTGGCCCTTGCCAGGCCCTGGTCGATGCCGGTGCGGATTTTCCGGATCGCCTCAGCATAGGCGGAGAGGGGCGCGTGGATGACGGCATCGGCAAGACTGGCCTGGTGCGGCGCCGATTTTCGCGAGGGGACGGACCAGGCCAGCCTTGTGCCGGCGATGGGGGCCAGTTGTTCCTCCGCCATGACGCCGCCGACCAGGCGTTCGTAAAGGCCGGCGGCGCCGATGCCGGCTGCAAGACCGGCCGCCAGCGCAAGCACAAGCAGCAGACGGGCATTGGGCCAGGACGGCGCGCCCGGGCGCAGGGCCTCGGAGACAATGCGGCTATCGGGCAGCTGGAGCGCCGATTCCGCCAGCAGTTGCTGTGACAGGTTCAGCAGATCATCGCGCTGCCGGCTGGTGAATGGGGTGGCGTCGCCTGCCGGCTCTGCGGTGGCGGCCAGTTGTCCGGCGAGGAGATCGTGGGCATCGATCATCGACTGGACCTTGGCCGCCAGCTGGCTGTCGATATAGGCGCCAGCCAGGGCATTGGCGAGGCGTGCCGCCTTGGCCGGGTCTTCCGATCTGGCATTGATCGCGATCAGGAACGTGAGGCCGCGCCGCTGGACCGAGACCATGGCAGAAAAGCGCGCCAGTGTCGCGAGCCGAGCGGTTTCCGCGTCGGGCGGGGCGACGGTTTGCTGCGGCAGCAGCTGGGTCAGCCAGCTCTTGCCGGTGGCAAACTCGGGGTCGGCAATGAGGTTCTCGCGGTCGATGACCATCAGCAGCACATTGTCGGAACGGGCAATTTCCACCTCGCCGTCTATGCGGGCATTGTCCGCGCCCGATCCTTCGGGACGGAGATTGGGGGTGAGCAGGCTCTTGTCATCAGGGTCAACCCGGACGAGTGCGGTGGCGGTGTAGAGGGGCGTGATGCTGAAGACCACCAATGCGGCAACGGCAAGCACGGCCGATGCGGTGAAAAGGATGATCCGGATCTGGCGCTGCAACAGGCCGAGCAGATCCCGGGAGGCGAAGCTTGTGTCCATGGATGCCCCATCGGAGTGGTGCCAAATTCAGGTGTGACCAGAGCGAGATCTCAGGTCGAATCGTTCAAAGTAAGAATTTTGTTTTGTGATAGATGTTTGATGTTGTTTTGCGTGACTGGATTTGATGTGTATTTGGTAAATCAAGACGTTAGTGTATTTTTACTATTGTTTAATAACAAGTTTCACTGTTAGTTTTATTACCGATGCAGGCGCTCTAACGGCCTGCTGTTCCGGGTCTATCCGTCCCGGTCTCTTCAATTTTTATAGCGACGAGCATTTCAGTTTTCTTCGGAATTGTCCTGACGGCACTATTCGGGGATGTGGTTTTGATCATACTTGTCCTTGGGCTCAATTATGCGCCCGAACGCATTGGCATTGCTGTCTATACGAGCGGCATGGCGCAAGCGCTGGCGGCGCAGGGGCATGACGTCTCGGTCGTGGCGGGGCGGCCCTATTACCCGAACTGGCGGGTGTTCGATGCTGATTATGGGCATTGGGACGAGCAGAGCATGGAGCAGGGCGTCAGCGTTCGGCGGGTCTGGCACTATGTGCCGGCTCATCCGAGCGGGTTGAGACGCCTGCTGCATCACGCCAGTTTCGGTCTGAGTGCGCTGATCCCTCTCTTGTGGCTTGCACTGTGCAAGCGCCCCGACGTGGTGCTGGCCGTGGCGCCATCGCTGGTTGCTGCGCCGGTCGCGTGGCTGGCGGCCCGGCTTGCCGGGGCGAAGGCATGGCTGCATGTGCAGGACCTGGAGGTGGACACGGCGTTTGCGACCGGGCTGCTGGCGCCGGATGGCGCGGCTGGCCGGGCCGCACTGGGGTTCGAGCGGCTGGTGATTCGGCGGTTCGATATGGTCAGCGGGATTTCGCCGCAGATCTGCGCGAGGCTGGTGGGCAAGGGTGTCGAGCGGGACAGCGTGGTCGAATTCCGCAATTGGGCGGATGTCGACCTGGTCAGGCCGCTGCTGGCCGCGTCGCCCTATCGGGCCGAATGGGGCATCACCACGCCGCATGTGGCGCTTTATGCGGGCAATATCGGCATCAAGCAGGGACTGGAGGTGGTCATTGCGGCAGCGCGCCTGCTGGCGAACCGGGATGACCTGAGCTTTGTGATTTGCGGGGAAGGGCCAAACCGGGCGCGGCTGGAGCAGATGGCTACAGGTCTTGAGCGGGTGCAGTTCCGCGATCTGCAGCCCAGGGACCGGCTGGATCAGCTCATGGGCCTCGCGACGATCCACCTGCTGCCGCAGCTGGCTGGGGTTGCCGATCTGGTGCTGCCGTCAAAGCTCAACAACATGCTCGCCTCGGGGCGCCCTATTGTTGCCGCTGCGGCGGAGGGAACCGGGCTTTGTGCGGAGGTCGAGGGCTGCGGGGTGACCGTGGCACCGGGTGATGCAGCGGCTTTTGCCGCTGGCATAGAGCGGCTTGTCAGCGATCCGGAACTGGCCGCAGCGGCGGGGCGCAATGCGCGGGCACGGGCCGAACAGCGCTGGAGCAAGGCGCGGATCATGGCGGACTTTGAGCAGCGGCTTGGCGAAGCCGGCGTACAGACAGCACCGGCCGGAGCGCGTAGCGTCGATGCGCAATAGCAGGCTGGGCAGGATGGCCGGAGCGGCTGGGCCGGGGCTTGCGGTCACGGCGGGAAGCGTCTTCGGCGTGGGGCTCAATCTCGTGCTGCCCTTCGTGCTGCCGATGGCTGAATATGCGCTTTACTCCCTGTTGCTGGGGCTGGCGCAGGTGGTGACGAGCCTGGCCTTTGAATGGATGCGGCTGGTCCTGCTGCGACACGGCTATGGCGCAAATCTCGTGCTGGCATCGCTGCGCCGGATGGTGCTGGCCTGGGCCTATGTGGTGACGGCTGGCGGGTTGCTGGCGCTGGCCGGTGTGGCCGCGGTGTTGTCGATGTGGCTGGATTGGGCGTTGGCGATTGCCGCGGTCTTCGCCTGCGCCGCGATCCAGGGCGCGTTCGACGGCCAGATGGCGGCGGCGCGGGCGCGGTTCGACAATCGGGCCTTCGTGGCGCGCTGGGTGTTGCGGGCGGTGCTGGGGCTGGTGCTGGCGGTAACGGCTGCGGTGATATTCCGGTCCGGTATTGCGGCGCTGGCGGGCTTGGCGCTGTCCTATCCGCTGGCGGCACTGCTCTGGCTGGAGCGGTTGCCGCGGTGGTGGCGCGTGGACAGGGGTGAGTTGGGATCGTTGTTCCGCTTTGGCGCTGCGGCGGCGATCGGGTCCAATTTCTCGGCAGTGGTGCCGGCCGTGGTGCGCAGCCTTGTGGTGGCCAGTCTTGGGCTGGCCGGGTCGGGTGGCGTGTTGCTGGCGGTGGATATCGGGCAACGGCTGTTCTCGATCATCGGCATGGCGATCAATGTGGTGACGGTGCAGAATGCCATAGCCGCTGTGGAGCGGGCGGACGGTGCCGCCATCCGGGCGCGGGTGCGGGACGTCGTCGTCCTGCCGCTGGCGGTGATCGGGCCGATGGCGATCGGCTTTGTGGCACTGCAGCCGCAGGTCGCGGCGCTGATCGTGCCGGTCGAGTATCGCGCCGGCTTTGACGCTGGCGCCTGGGCGGTGGTGCTGGCCGCTGCGATGCAGAGCGTGCGGCACTATGGGGTCGATCCGCTGTTCCTGATCTTTGGCCGGCCGGGCAGGGCGTTCCTGGCGCCGGGGCTGGTTCTGGCGCTGCTGCTCGTGGCGGGTTTCGTGCCTGCTGAAATATGGGGCGGAGCGATCGCGGCTGCAGTGATCCCACTGCTGGTGGCCAATGTTGCCGGCGTGGTTGCTGCCATTCTGGCACTCCGAGGTTTGGTGCCCTGGCCGCTTATGGTCCTGTTGCGGCTGGGGCTGGCCTTGACGGCGATGGCGGGGGTTGCCTCGGTGCTTCCCAATGATGGCGGTCTCGGACGGGCCGTGTTGACCGTCATGGCGCTGTCGCTGACCTATGGCGGGGCGCTGGTTTTGCTCGATATTGGCAAGATGCGGCCCCGGCGAGAGGCGGTGGCGGGATGATCTGGACCCTGCTTGCCATTGAAGTGCTGCTGCTGATCAAGGCACGGCGGCGTATCCACGTGTTGTCGGTGTTCGACCTGATCGCCCTCTACATCATGGCCTGCCAGCTGGCCTATTATCTGGCGCCGTTCATGCCGATCGTCGATATCAACGCGGCCGGCCAATTGCGCAGCCATCTCCATTTCAATGACGAAGGGTTGCTGCTGTATTTCTGGATCTTTGTCTGCTGCCATGCGGCAACGCTGGGGCTGACGATTGCGCCCGCGCAGGACGCCATCGGCGTGGGGCGGCAGGCGATCGCCCGGCAGGAACGGTGGCTTGGACCGGTGCTTTTGACCTGTGTTGGATTGGCGCTGGTCAATATGGCTTCGATCGATGGCGAAGCGCTCTGGTACAACAATCGCTATCTGATGCTGAGTTCGACTACGGGTCTGGCGATCGACAATGGCGTGACCGCGCTGGTGCAGGCGTTGTCGCTATTTATCGGTGTCATCGCGGGGTTTGGCCTCGTGGTCGCTATGTGCAACGGACGGCGCGGGCTGGCGCTGGGCTTTGCGATCGTGGTGCTCTGGTATCTCCTGATGGGGCTGGCCAATGCGGGACGGGCAGCGGCGGTCTATTGCTTTGTAATTGCGGCGGTGGCTGGCGTCATGGCGCAACGGCACCGCGCTGCTGTCGTTGTGGGGGCGGTCGGATTGGCGCTGCTGGCGCTGTTGATGGCGCTCAGCGGGCGCGCGTCGGGGGAGTTTGGCATTGCCGTACTGCCCGGGACCTTCACGGCAACAATTGCCGCGGCGCCGGAGCTTTTGCTGGCGGTATTCGGCAATCTGACCCAGGGGATATTCGTCACCAATGACGGTTTCCTGCTCAATCCGCAGCATCCCGAGCTTTACAAGCTGCTGTCCTTCTCGCCGCTGCCATCGGCCCTCGATGGTTTTGACGAGATCAGGCGGATCCAGGGTGTTCGCCTGCACGACTGGGTGCCGATGAGCGCCATTACCGAGGTGATCGCCTTTGGTCCGCTGCATGCCGCGGCGGCCATGCTGAGCCTGATGCTGGGGATGCGGCTTTCCCTGCTGGCCGCCGGGCGGGGCCACGTACTGGTGTCGGTTCTCGCCGGGACGTGGATTTTCCTGATCTTCGTGCAGGCCAGTGCCTATCCGCTGCGCAATGTGTTCCGGCAAGAGTTGATGATCCTGGCGCTGTTGTCCGTTGTGCTGTGGTTTGGGCGGCCCGCCCGGGCGGCATCCACGGCGGCTGCGACATGAGCAGGCCAGTCGTGGATCTGGTGACCAGTTCGCTATCGCGGCAGGGGAGCGGGGTGGCGGAGGCTGTCCGGCAAGCGGGGCAGTCGCTTGTGGAAGACGGGGTATTCGTGGTGCGGACCGTTACGGCGCGGGACTGCGATTTTGCCGCGGACTGCCGCTGGGCGAGTGGTCCGGTCATCGAAGCCTTCCGCTTCTTTGGGCCGCAGAGTTTTCGGATTTCGCCGGGACTGTTCTGGCGTGTGTTCACCAGCGGCGCCGATGTGATCGCCGTGCATGGGCTCTGGGCTTTCCACGGGATTGCGGTGCTCGCGTGGCATCTGCGAACCGGCCGGCGCTATGTGGTCGTGCCGCATGGCATGCTTGACCCCTGGGTCCGCAAGCGGTCGCTCTGGCTCAAGATGCTGGTAGGGTGGGTCTATCAGGACGTGCTGCTCCGGCGCGCCGCAGCCTTTCACGTTCTTACCGAAAAGGAGGCGGCGGATGTGCGGGCCGTGCTGCCGGCGGCGCGGTGCTTTGCCATTCCAAATGGCGTGGCTGACGCAGGCCATGCGGCCGAAAAGCCGTTGTGGTTTGACGATGCGATGGTGGGCCGGCGCATCTACCTGTTCTTCGCCCGCATCCACGACCAGAAGGGATGGCGCGAATTGTGTGCGGCGTGGCGGTTGCTTTGTGCGGCGGAACCCGCCTTTGCCGGGCGGTCACAGCTGGTGTTCTGCGGGTGGCTGGATCGGGCGCCGGACTTCGAACGGACAATCGCGGATCTGGCGGCAGAGTTCGGCAATGTGATTCATGCCGGCCCGCAATATGGAGTCGACAAGGTCCGCTCGTTGCAGGCGGCAGACGTCGTCATCCTGCCGTCAAAGTTCGAGGGCCTGCCGATGACGGTTCTGGACGCCTGGAGCCATGGCAAGCCTGTGCTGATGACCGACCAATGCAATCTGCAAGTGGGCTTTGAACATGGCGCCGCATTGCGCATCAGTGGCGACGTGGATGGCATCGCCGATGGTCTGTTGCAGGCCAGCCGGTGGGATCGTGAAAGGATGCATCGGATGGGCAGCGCGGGTCGCGACCTGGTCGCGCGCGCGTTTGCGGCGCCGGTGATTGCTGCGCGGACGCGGGCGATGCTGGAAGATGTGCTGGCGAGGCCGCGATGAGCGAGCGTTCTCTGCTCTTACCGTTGGCACCAAGGGTGGATCGGCGCAGCTTTCCCCTGCGAAACCGCATGTTTCGTCTGGGCTTCATGATCTGCTGGGCCCTGATGGCGCGGTGGACGCCGCCCATGGCGCGCTCCTGGCGAATCTGGCTGCTCAACCGGTTTGGTGCGCGGGTCCACGCCCGAGCCAATGTCTATGCCTCGGCCCGCATCTGGTATCCGCCTCACCTGGTGATGCGGGAGGGCGCAACGCTTGGTCCCGGCGTCGTCTGTTATTGCATGGACCGGATCGAGATCGGTCGCGATGCGGTGGTTTCACAGCGGGCGTTTCTCTGCGCCGGGTCGCATGATGTCGATGACCCGGATTTTCCGATCAGGACCGCGCCGATCGTGATTGGCGCCGAAGCCTGGATCGCGGCGGAGGCTTTTGTCGGGC is part of the uncultured Devosia sp. genome and harbors:
- a CDS encoding putative colanic acid biosynthesis acetyltransferase, translated to MSERSLLLPLAPRVDRRSFPLRNRMFRLGFMICWALMARWTPPMARSWRIWLLNRFGARVHARANVYASARIWYPPHLVMREGATLGPGVVCYCMDRIEIGRDAVVSQRAFLCAGSHDVDDPDFPIRTAPIVIGAEAWIAAEAFVGPGVSVGQGAVLGARGVATRSLDDWTIYAGNPARAIRKRIRS
- a CDS encoding Wzz/FepE/Etk N-terminal domain-containing protein, whose protein sequence is MDTSFASRDLLGLLQRQIRIILFTASAVLAVAALVVFSITPLYTATALVRVDPDDKSLLTPNLRPEGSGADNARIDGEVEIARSDNVLLMVIDRENLIADPEFATGKSWLTQLLPQQTVAPPDAETARLATLARFSAMVSVQRRGLTFLIAINARSEDPAKAARLANALAGAYIDSQLAAKVQSMIDAHDLLAGQLAATAEPAGDATPFTSRQRDDLLNLSQQLLAESALQLPDSRIVSEALRPGAPSWPNARLLLVLALAAGLAAGIGAAGLYERLVGGVMAEEQLAPIAGTRLAWSVPSRKSAPHQASLADAVIHAPLSAYAEAIRKIRTGIDQGLARATLRSSRLATCIAVTSTESGEGKTTLALSLARSYAQSGRRTILIDGDLRHPALHLQLALEPSDALTRALRSDDPTVSLQDALVRDIQTGLFALIGSRNSDTATDQLITSQTFERLISAASQAFDVVILDTPSLSQAVDALYLTRRASAVVMVVKWATTSRTDLSRALLSLEPALSSGAVLIPVISQLRLPPSVRAWRHRRYREQPAGP
- a CDS encoding WcaI family glycosyltransferase, whose translation is MIILVLGLNYAPERIGIAVYTSGMAQALAAQGHDVSVVAGRPYYPNWRVFDADYGHWDEQSMEQGVSVRRVWHYVPAHPSGLRRLLHHASFGLSALIPLLWLALCKRPDVVLAVAPSLVAAPVAWLAARLAGAKAWLHVQDLEVDTAFATGLLAPDGAAGRAALGFERLVIRRFDMVSGISPQICARLVGKGVERDSVVEFRNWADVDLVRPLLAASPYRAEWGITTPHVALYAGNIGIKQGLEVVIAAARLLANRDDLSFVICGEGPNRARLEQMATGLERVQFRDLQPRDRLDQLMGLATIHLLPQLAGVADLVLPSKLNNMLASGRPIVAAAAEGTGLCAEVEGCGVTVAPGDAAAFAAGIERLVSDPELAAAAGRNARARAEQRWSKARIMADFEQRLGEAGVQTAPAGARSVDAQ
- a CDS encoding glycosyltransferase, with product MSRPVVDLVTSSLSRQGSGVAEAVRQAGQSLVEDGVFVVRTVTARDCDFAADCRWASGPVIEAFRFFGPQSFRISPGLFWRVFTSGADVIAVHGLWAFHGIAVLAWHLRTGRRYVVVPHGMLDPWVRKRSLWLKMLVGWVYQDVLLRRAAAFHVLTEKEAADVRAVLPAARCFAIPNGVADAGHAAEKPLWFDDAMVGRRIYLFFARIHDQKGWRELCAAWRLLCAAEPAFAGRSQLVFCGWLDRAPDFERTIADLAAEFGNVIHAGPQYGVDKVRSLQAADVVILPSKFEGLPMTVLDAWSHGKPVLMTDQCNLQVGFEHGAALRISGDVDGIADGLLQASRWDRERMHRMGSAGRDLVARAFAAPVIAARTRAMLEDVLARPR
- a CDS encoding NAD kinase; translation: MCVVTNGTPEADAAAARLKARYGDHALETATAVVALGGDGLMLQTLHRTMRRDIPVYGMNFGSVGFMMNGFSEHDLDQRLEAAQATRIFPLSMQVLDTSGQTQTALALNEVSLFRSTYQAAKIQIIVDGETRLEELICDGILLSTPAGSTAYNLSAHGPIIPIEAELLALTPISPFRPRRWRGAILSNRAEVKFITREAAKRPVSAVADNVEFQNVLEVTVTEDRSHGVTLLFDPGTSLEERVLTEQFKF